A genomic window from Aerosakkonema funiforme FACHB-1375 includes:
- a CDS encoding CopG family ribbon-helix-helix protein has translation MKTDISLPDQIFEEAEALAQQLGMSRSELYTEALKAYLRRYNRERTLSKLNEVYSQQSSDLDTVMATMQFMSLPKENW, from the coding sequence ATGAAAACAGATATTTCTCTTCCAGACCAAATTTTTGAAGAAGCTGAAGCACTTGCTCAACAGTTGGGGATGTCTCGCAGCGAACTATATACCGAAGCATTGAAAGCATATTTGCGGCGATATAACCGAGAGCGGACTTTATCGAAACTAAACGAAGTGTACTCTCAACAATCTTCAGATTTAGACACAGTTATGGCAACAATGCAATTTATGTCTCTGCCAAAGGAGAATTGGTAG
- a CDS encoding HAD family hydrolase, which yields MALEGVILDVDGTLVLSNDAHAQAWVEAFADYGYEIQFEKVRPLIGMGGDLVIPKMVAELNSEEGVGKQISERRKELIIKKFSSQLVSANGSRELVQKMQDAGLHLIIASSATSQEMDVLLKIAGVDDLIPEHTTSNDAENSKPAPDIVEVALKKANLEPDKALMLGDTPYDIESAGKAGVGVIAFRCGGFSDEQLSDAIAIYDDPADLLQQYDRSPLAEMAS from the coding sequence ATGGCGCTAGAGGGTGTAATTTTAGATGTGGACGGAACTCTGGTTTTAAGCAATGATGCTCACGCACAAGCTTGGGTAGAGGCATTTGCTGACTATGGGTATGAAATTCAGTTTGAAAAAGTGCGCCCCCTCATCGGTATGGGTGGCGATCTGGTAATTCCGAAAATGGTGGCGGAACTCAATAGCGAGGAGGGTGTTGGCAAACAAATTTCCGAGCGCCGCAAGGAATTGATTATCAAGAAATTCTCTTCCCAGTTAGTTTCCGCCAATGGTTCGCGAGAGTTAGTTCAAAAGATGCAGGACGCTGGGTTACATTTAATTATTGCTAGTTCGGCTACTTCGCAAGAGATGGATGTTTTGCTCAAAATTGCCGGTGTAGACGATTTAATTCCGGAACATACAACTTCTAACGATGCAGAAAACTCAAAACCAGCACCGGATATTGTGGAGGTAGCTTTGAAAAAAGCTAACCTGGAACCGGATAAAGCGCTGATGTTGGGCGATACTCCTTACGATATTGAATCTGCTGGAAAAGCGGGAGTAGGAGTTATTGCTTTTCGTTGCGGTGGTTTTAGCGATGAGCAATTGTCTGATGCGATCGCAATCTACGACGATCCAGCGGATCTGCTGCAACAGTACGATCGCTCTCCCCTAGCTGAAATGGCTTCCTAG
- a CDS encoding GNAT family N-acetyltransferase has translation MGLTIEPLDSRKHNRSTFCCGKESLDNYIRKQASQDLKKRVAMVFVLVDSPNTDVIAYYSLSSYTIALTELSESFAKILPRYPLLPATLLGRLAVDRTQQGKRIGELILLDALKKALEATSQVASLAVIAETLDEEAVKFYQKYGFEPFKQNPMKLYLPMQAVEVLCQTFNI, from the coding sequence ATGGGACTGACGATCGAACCTCTTGATAGCCGCAAGCATAATCGCTCAACTTTCTGTTGTGGGAAAGAAAGCCTGGACAATTACATCCGCAAACAAGCATCCCAGGATCTCAAGAAGCGAGTGGCAATGGTATTTGTTTTAGTTGATTCTCCCAACACTGATGTTATTGCCTATTACAGCCTTTCTTCCTACACGATCGCATTAACAGAATTGAGCGAATCTTTTGCCAAAATTTTGCCTCGGTATCCCCTACTTCCTGCTACTTTGCTCGGTCGTCTTGCAGTCGATCGCACTCAGCAAGGTAAACGTATAGGTGAGTTAATTTTACTAGACGCGCTTAAGAAAGCACTAGAGGCAACATCACAAGTGGCATCTTTAGCTGTAATAGCAGAAACTTTGGATGAAGAAGCAGTTAAATTTTATCAAAAGTATGGTTTTGAACCGTTTAAACAAAACCCGATGAAACTATATTTACCCATGCAAGCTGTGGAAGTACTTTGTCAAACTTTTAATATCTAG
- a CDS encoding ParA family protein, with protein sequence MAKLIALFNNKGGVGKTTTIWNLATSLAEKDKKVLAIDFDPQCNLSIAALGNEGFSSFLESSKELPYGKTIRSFALPYIQQSAPGVPYIDKPKVAPAKGKLDIVPGDFWLNNFSDILNVGTDVIGGAGLYRFLMPSSLVDAIEKEYQTLYDFVLIDLPPSFNTLVRAALYSSDYFLVPCTADLFSAYCVGLIGQVLPRFIEDWEQGKTRFLQSNSYDQILPKKGQPKFGGWIFNGFDTRKKAGSSEIEKTGADRAQFEKVQASIEDQLIPKLNGIKPYKAVPEFVGKIPVANIEDLNVMAPDSIVQNVPIKYLHQHRPTRDIGRGTWSQDQKNLMRKMDEEYDKLADFIITHF encoded by the coding sequence ATGGCAAAGCTAATAGCACTTTTTAACAATAAAGGTGGCGTTGGGAAAACAACAACTATTTGGAATCTTGCTACTTCATTAGCAGAAAAAGATAAGAAAGTTCTTGCTATTGATTTTGATCCTCAGTGTAATTTATCTATTGCTGCACTAGGCAATGAGGGATTTTCAAGTTTTTTAGAAAGTTCAAAAGAATTACCCTATGGCAAAACTATTCGCTCATTCGCTCTCCCTTATATTCAACAGAGTGCCCCAGGAGTTCCTTACATTGATAAACCAAAAGTTGCTCCGGCCAAGGGCAAATTAGATATTGTGCCAGGTGATTTTTGGCTCAATAACTTTTCTGATATTCTCAATGTTGGTACTGATGTTATTGGAGGCGCTGGTTTATATCGCTTTTTAATGCCTTCCAGCTTAGTTGATGCAATAGAGAAAGAATATCAAACTCTATATGATTTTGTATTAATAGATTTGCCGCCATCTTTTAATACACTTGTCAGAGCAGCACTATATTCTTCCGATTATTTTCTGGTTCCCTGTACAGCCGACCTATTTTCGGCATATTGTGTCGGTTTAATTGGACAGGTTTTACCCAGATTTATAGAAGATTGGGAACAAGGTAAGACTCGTTTTCTTCAATCTAATTCATACGATCAAATATTGCCAAAAAAGGGACAACCAAAATTCGGTGGTTGGATTTTCAACGGGTTTGATACTAGGAAAAAAGCTGGTTCTAGTGAGATTGAAAAAACGGGAGCAGATAGGGCACAATTTGAGAAAGTACAAGCCTCTATTGAGGATCAATTGATACCTAAGTTAAACGGCATTAAACCATACAAAGCTGTTCCCGAATTTGTTGGAAAAATACCTGTGGCAAACATAGAAGACTTGAACGTGATGGCACCTGACAGTATTGTTCAGAATGTGCCTATTAAATATTTACATCAACACAGACCAACACGGGATATTGGTAGAGGTACTTGGTCTCAAGACCAGAAGAACCTAATGAGAAAAATGGATGAAGAGTATGACAAGTTAGCTGACTTCATCATTACTCATTTCTAA
- a CDS encoding type II toxin-antitoxin system TacA family antitoxin gives MPRATPSQPSARLEARVSPEIKAIWQKAADLEGLTLTDFVIASVQAAASKVIEQHQTLKLNLEDSEAFVNTLLNPPPPNEALKAAALRYKQVMNNGTDDRTS, from the coding sequence ATGCCTAGAGCCACTCCCTCCCAACCATCAGCCCGATTAGAAGCTCGCGTCAGCCCAGAAATTAAAGCCATTTGGCAAAAAGCGGCTGACTTAGAAGGGCTTACTTTGACAGATTTCGTCATCGCTAGCGTTCAAGCAGCAGCTTCCAAGGTGATCGAACAGCACCAAACACTCAAACTTAACCTTGAGGATAGTGAAGCTTTTGTGAATACTCTCCTGAATCCGCCGCCGCCAAATGAAGCACTGAAAGCAGCCGCTTTGCGTTACAAACAAGTGATGAATAATGGGACTGACGATCGAACCTCTTGA
- a CDS encoding type II toxin-antitoxin system PemK/MazF family toxin: MYRGEIWWAQLPDPIGSEPGYRRPVLIIQDDTFTQSRIRTVIVVIITSNIELANAPGNVLLPRDATGLPRDSVVNVSQIFTVDKAFLTERIGALPVSLQEEVDEGLRTVLYL; this comes from the coding sequence GTGTATCGCGGTGAAATTTGGTGGGCGCAGCTACCCGATCCAATTGGTTCAGAACCGGGTTATCGTAGACCTGTGCTAATTATTCAGGATGATACATTCACACAAAGTCGCATCAGGACAGTGATTGTTGTCATTATTACTTCTAATATCGAACTTGCTAACGCACCGGGCAATGTTTTATTACCGCGTGACGCGACGGGTTTACCGAGAGATTCAGTTGTAAATGTCTCCCAGATATTTACTGTAGACAAAGCATTTTTAACTGAGCGTATTGGTGCATTACCAGTCAGCTTGCAAGAAGAAGTAGATGAAGGTTTACGGACAGTGCTTTATCTCTAA